From a region of the Alkalidesulfovibrio alkalitolerans DSM 16529 genome:
- a CDS encoding tetratricopeptide repeat protein: MSAELIKARQLINKIGSLLKQEKVLPAAQCLQQALLIVIKTPLMKAEKEEFVQLISQAVFALGSDRNFTQAYPLQLDYAPGEERSLYAQMNEVLKELNTSTTEEAQALLALIAKRKQQGLKDIESRLTAKDHAEAKKTADALVREFSQDTDFKANIADLFLKHEQYQEAYGYLEDALRNDPDAVHLYNRIGIVLRKMKDFKTAEQYYRKALESCHHDEFLFFNIGRLYHDWQKWRPMAEMAKRALKINPSFQQAQKMLQFAQKKLEQEA, from the coding sequence ATGTCGGCGGAACTCATCAAAGCCAGGCAGCTGATCAACAAGATCGGCTCGCTCCTTAAACAGGAGAAAGTTCTCCCCGCCGCGCAATGTCTGCAGCAGGCGCTGCTCATCGTCATCAAGACCCCCCTCATGAAGGCGGAGAAGGAAGAGTTCGTCCAACTCATCTCGCAAGCCGTCTTCGCCTTGGGATCGGACAGGAACTTCACCCAGGCCTATCCGCTGCAGCTCGATTATGCCCCCGGCGAGGAGCGTAGCCTCTACGCCCAGATGAACGAGGTGCTCAAGGAACTGAACACCTCCACGACCGAGGAAGCCCAGGCCCTGCTTGCACTGATCGCCAAACGCAAGCAGCAGGGATTGAAGGATATCGAATCAAGGCTCACTGCCAAAGACCACGCCGAAGCCAAGAAAACGGCCGACGCCCTGGTGCGCGAGTTCAGCCAGGACACGGATTTCAAGGCCAACATCGCTGATCTCTTCCTCAAGCACGAACAATACCAGGAAGCCTACGGATACCTTGAGGACGCACTGCGCAACGATCCCGATGCCGTGCATCTGTACAACCGCATCGGCATCGTCCTGCGCAAGATGAAGGACTTCAAGACGGCCGAGCAGTACTACAGGAAGGCCCTGGAATCCTGCCACCACGATGAGTTCCTGTTCTTCAACATCGGCAGACTGTATCACGACTGGCAAAAATGGCGGCCCATGGCCGAGATGGCCAAACGGGCGCTAAAGATCAACCCTTCTTTCCAGCAGGCTCAAAAGATGTTGCAGTTCGCACAGAAGAAACTGGAACAGGAAGCTTGA